A genome region from Candidatus Poribacteria bacterium includes the following:
- the rsgA gene encoding ribosome small subunit-dependent GTPase A, translating into MEGIVIKARGGAYEVQVGKQCYTCALRHHLIEDEKRRLAETKEMPYVDLVAVGDRVRISPATSATDNGYIEECLPRETQFGRIRMDGWRQVIVANLDMLLIIFAARHPTLKLRMLDRFLVTAEASDVEPVICINKLDLAKFENVQRELNLYEELSYKVVYTSTVTGVGIEELRGVMKNRISAIVGSSGVGKSSLLNALQPGLQLRIGEVDERIHKGRHTTTEVMLLPLEFGGFVADTPGIRTLGLLEIDDEQGLDIHFPEMRSYIPECKFAACTHQHEPSCAVKRAVETGDINPLRYESYLRISGFKEGRYERNSDKKRTDRNARRRRR; encoded by the coding sequence ATGGAAGGCATTGTCATAAAAGCACGAGGTGGTGCTTATGAGGTACAGGTTGGCAAACAGTGCTATACTTGTGCCTTGCGGCATCACCTCATTGAAGATGAAAAGCGGCGACTCGCTGAGACGAAAGAGATGCCGTACGTCGATTTAGTCGCTGTTGGTGATCGAGTCCGTATCTCTCCTGCGACATCTGCAACAGACAACGGGTACATTGAGGAATGTCTCCCGCGCGAAACCCAATTTGGACGTATCCGAATGGATGGTTGGCGACAGGTTATCGTCGCCAACCTTGATATGCTGCTCATCATTTTCGCCGCACGACACCCAACCCTCAAACTCCGAATGCTTGACAGATTTCTCGTTACCGCGGAGGCATCTGACGTGGAACCGGTTATCTGTATTAACAAACTTGATTTGGCAAAATTCGAGAACGTACAACGCGAACTCAATTTATATGAAGAATTAAGTTATAAAGTGGTTTATACTAGTACTGTAACCGGAGTTGGTATTGAAGAATTACGGGGGGTGATGAAAAACAGAATTTCAGCGATTGTAGGTTCATCGGGGGTCGGGAAGTCCTCTCTGCTCAACGCCTTACAGCCAGGGCTCCAATTGCGCATAGGTGAAGTAGACGAGCGCATCCACAAAGGGCGGCATACGACGACGGAAGTCATGCTCCTACCACTTGAATTCGGTGGGTTCGTCGCAGATACACCCGGTATCCGTACCCTCGGCTTGCTTGAAATTGATGATGAACAGGGATTAGATATTCATTTTCCGGAGATGCGTTCTTATATCCCAGAGTGTAAATTCGCAGCCTGTACGCACCAGCACGAGCCATCATGCGCCGTCAAACGCGCAGTTGAAACCGGCGATATTAATCCACTCCGATATGAAAGCTACCTTCGGATTTCTGGATTCAAGGAGGGGAGATATGAACGAAACTCAGATAAGAAGAGAACGGACCGAAACGCGCGAAGACGCAGACGCTAA
- the infA gene encoding translation initiation factor IF-1, which translates to MRNENVTPQTVESTNARESTKDAAIRVLGTVLESLPGNLFHVQLEENDHKVVAYLAGKLMQHKIWVLPGDQVTLELSPYDLTRGRIIWRNPGA; encoded by the coding sequence ATGAGAAATGAAAATGTAACCCCCCAAACCGTTGAATCTACTAACGCACGAGAATCTACTAAAGACGCAGCTATCCGTGTACTTGGGACAGTTCTGGAATCCCTACCGGGTAATCTGTTTCATGTACAATTAGAAGAGAACGACCACAAAGTTGTGGCGTACCTCGCTGGCAAACTGATGCAGCACAAAATCTGGGTGCTTCCCGGCGACCAAGTCACCCTTGAACTTTCGCCTTATGACCTGACGCGTGGACGCATTATCTGGCGAAATCCGGGTGCTTGA
- a CDS encoding phytanoyl-CoA dioxygenase family protein — translation MSQALPLVGYPDLESQVKAMEEDGYAYLPKVIEGEQLTELRAAMDRLTAIPESFDRHGTPENGNGFLNKHINNAFNRDSVFLQYLDLSPVIELAEAVHGEDCHVIGMTAWVTGPGRPDQGLHIDWLPIPLPADLLEDPRVKVPIFISTAHYYLDDLYEDLGPTKFVPGSHLSGRRPDGETEWKGASEKSILCNAGDVVLFRSEVWHRGTANRSEQTRYLLQVHYAQRMITQKFPPYLNRFQFNEEILEQATERQQRLMGNHRPGAYD, via the coding sequence ATGAGTCAAGCCTTACCTCTTGTAGGTTATCCTGACCTTGAAAGCCAAGTCAAGGCGATGGAAGAAGACGGATATGCCTATCTACCAAAGGTTATCGAGGGCGAACAACTCACGGAACTTCGTGCTGCGATGGATCGGTTAACAGCAATCCCCGAAAGTTTTGATCGGCACGGCACGCCAGAGAATGGAAATGGTTTCCTTAACAAACACATCAACAACGCCTTCAACCGCGACTCTGTCTTCTTACAGTATCTCGACCTGTCTCCAGTTATTGAATTGGCAGAGGCAGTGCACGGTGAAGATTGCCATGTCATCGGTATGACAGCATGGGTAACGGGACCCGGTCGCCCTGACCAAGGGTTGCACATAGATTGGCTGCCGATTCCACTGCCAGCGGATCTTCTCGAAGATCCACGCGTCAAGGTGCCTATTTTCATCTCAACCGCCCACTACTACTTGGATGATCTCTATGAAGACCTCGGTCCAACAAAATTTGTTCCGGGTAGCCACCTTTCCGGACGGCGACCCGACGGCGAGACAGAATGGAAGGGTGCATCAGAAAAGAGTATTCTTTGCAACGCCGGTGATGTGGTGCTTTTCCGAAGCGAAGTCTGGCACCGAGGCACAGCGAACCGTAGTGAGCAAACCCGCTATCTTTTACAAGTGCATTACGCGCAGCGGATGATAACGCAGAAATTCCCACCCTATCTGAACCGATTTCAGTTCAATGAGGAAATTTTGGAGCAAGCAACGGAACGGCAACAGCGTTTAATGGGCAATCACCGCCCTGGTGCCTACGATTGA
- a CDS encoding DMT family transporter: MNRKETIGTLPRPNVISEEPHGKIIALSLLLAFLWGGNSPSIKIGLQDFPPMALAFLRFVIGLVVIGGWSLYRGVSLSLRKGELPRLLLLTAIFILQIICLNTGTLLTTASRSTIFINVYPFFTALFAHLWIPGERLSVPKTLGIIVAFSGVFITVAPHLGEGERDVLGDLLVLISGGFLGLRVVVTKLLVQAIHPYRLLVWYLSLSLPCYAAMSLLLERGDPMQLTVSSAAALLYQGGVIAGYCFLAWTSILERYSASKLVVLFFATPLSGVVFSYLVLGDELTLSLLAGAILVAAGIYLVNMRR; the protein is encoded by the coding sequence TTGAACAGAAAAGAGACCATCGGGACATTGCCACGACCAAACGTCATCAGCGAGGAGCCGCACGGGAAAATTATCGCCCTGAGTTTGCTCCTCGCGTTTCTTTGGGGTGGGAACTCACCTTCCATAAAAATCGGCTTGCAAGATTTTCCACCGATGGCATTGGCGTTTCTCCGTTTTGTGATTGGGCTTGTTGTTATTGGAGGTTGGTCGCTCTATCGCGGGGTCTCGCTCTCCTTGCGCAAGGGTGAACTCCCTCGATTGCTCCTGCTCACAGCGATTTTTATACTCCAAATTATCTGCTTGAACACCGGAACCTTACTCACGACTGCTTCCCGCTCCACTATTTTTATCAACGTCTATCCGTTTTTCACTGCACTCTTTGCGCATTTATGGATTCCCGGTGAACGTCTCTCTGTTCCAAAGACATTGGGAATTATTGTCGCTTTTAGTGGCGTTTTCATAACAGTTGCCCCGCACCTCGGGGAAGGTGAAAGGGATGTTCTCGGCGATCTTCTCGTCCTCATCAGTGGTGGTTTCTTGGGGCTGCGCGTCGTTGTGACAAAACTACTCGTCCAAGCAATACACCCGTACCGACTTCTCGTTTGGTATTTAAGTTTAAGTCTTCCATGTTACGCCGCAATGAGTTTGCTACTGGAACGCGGCGACCCCATGCAGTTGACCGTTTCAAGTGCTGCCGCACTTCTTTATCAAGGCGGTGTTATCGCTGGCTACTGTTTCTTGGCGTGGACTTCAATACTGGAGAGATACAGTGCAAGCAAATTGGTTGTGCTTTTTTTCGCAACGCCCCTGTCGGGTGTCGTGTTTAGTTACCTGGTCTTGGGAGACGAGCTAACACTGAGTCTGCTCGCCGGTGCGATTCTCGTGGCAGCTGGAATCTATCTTGTGAATATGCGACGTTGA
- a CDS encoding tetratricopeptide repeat protein, giving the protein MSILIRILMGSVIGVLTVGLLGCGCLYPFTPQSPNLYADVYKANGLRYSGKYEAAIAEYEQALEKLPRSPADTKVINVSFPTFLKYHIAFCYAKLAEANGDVSLYVKAEAAARESYKTAILSRDQADVLYLWGYILFKQGRYAEAFSKFEELIDAAPQSGFRGRFLEEAMYALGKTYLELGDTTAAGQIFAQLEAMIHGADSYFHTAGVMCALGKAYLELGDESAARRVFAQLEGLIEIELQDDFLGWDAEGIFAKIPYDLGKAYLELGDEAAARRVFAQLEGLLKMALQGGFVGPDAEQIYEEVVYGLGKAYLELDEEAAARRMLTMLLEHYSDSPHKAEVERLLEKQ; this is encoded by the coding sequence ATGTCTATTTTAATAAGGATTTTAATGGGGAGCGTTATAGGCGTTCTTACAGTCGGTTTGTTAGGATGTGGGTGTCTCTACCCGTTTACGCCGCAGAGCCCGAATCTTTACGCCGATGTGTATAAGGCGAACGGTCTGCGATACAGTGGTAAATACGAGGCAGCAATTGCGGAATATGAGCAGGCTCTTGAAAAGCTCCCGCGATCCCCCGCTGATACAAAGGTCATTAATGTTAGTTTCCCTACTTTCCTCAAATACCATATCGCTTTTTGCTATGCCAAGTTAGCAGAAGCGAACGGGGATGTTTCCCTCTATGTTAAAGCCGAAGCAGCAGCCCGAGAAAGTTACAAAACGGCGATACTCTCGCGCGATCAGGCAGATGTGCTCTATCTTTGGGGATACATCCTTTTCAAGCAGGGACGATATGCGGAGGCATTTTCCAAATTCGAGGAACTCATTGATGCCGCCCCGCAGAGTGGATTCAGGGGGCGCTTCCTTGAGGAGGCTATGTATGCGCTTGGTAAAACGTATTTGGAACTCGGTGATACAACCGCTGCAGGACAGATATTTGCCCAGCTGGAAGCCATGATTCACGGAGCAGACAGTTATTTCCACACTGCGGGAGTCATGTGTGCGCTTGGTAAAGCGTATTTGGAGTTGGGTGATGAATCTGCTGCACGGCGTGTATTTGCCCAGCTTGAGGGGCTAATTGAGATAGAGCTACAGGATGACTTCCTTGGTTGGGATGCTGAGGGGATCTTTGCGAAGATCCCGTATGATCTTGGTAAAGCGTATTTGGAGTTGGGAGATGAAGCCGCTGCGCGGCGTGTATTTGCCCAACTTGAGGGACTACTTAAGATGGCTCTACAAGGAGGATTCGTGGGTCCCGACGCTGAGCAAATCTATGAAGAAGTCGTGTATGGTCTTGGTAAAGCGTATTTGGAACTGGATGAAGAAGCCGCCGCCCGACGGATGCTTACGATGCTTCTGGAGCATTACTCCGATTCACCACATAAGGCTGAGGTAGAACGTTTACTTGAAAAACAGTAA
- a CDS encoding DUF1493 family protein — MESVKSIILFPTIALVLILGITLIVNVLYMVIEGFYEFFSRPKCPNCAGAIGKRTIRCLYCGSALGEKRPQKEIKSMDPELYAHVKAFVAEETGVSPKKFTKLTPDTDLFEGLGIAGDDGYDLLEAFCEAFEIENMSEINPYKYFGPEGCNLFHVYIDLYYLVFDREKLQKLKDPDSLTPLCLRDLVKSAEAKRWIPPEAT; from the coding sequence ATGGAATCTGTTAAGTCTATTATTCTTTTTCCTACGATTGCGTTGGTTCTGATTTTGGGCATTACGCTTATTGTTAATGTTCTTTATATGGTGATAGAAGGTTTCTATGAATTTTTCTCGCGCCCGAAGTGCCCTAACTGTGCAGGAGCGATCGGAAAAAGGACTATCAGGTGTCTATACTGTGGAAGTGCTTTGGGAGAGAAACGGCCTCAAAAAGAGATAAAAAGTATGGATCCCGAACTTTACGCCCACGTCAAAGCTTTCGTAGCAGAAGAGACGGGTGTATCGCCGAAAAAATTCACGAAACTCACGCCAGACACGGATTTGTTCGAGGGTTTAGGGATAGCTGGGGACGATGGTTATGACCTGCTTGAGGCGTTTTGTGAAGCGTTTGAGATTGAAAATATGAGTGAGATTAATCCATACAAATATTTCGGTCCAGAGGGGTGTAACCTGTTTCATGTGTATATTGATCTCTATTACTTAGTATTTGACAGGGAAAAACTGCAAAAACTAAAAGACCCTGACTCTCTTACGCCGCTTTGTTTGCGAGATTTAGTCAAATCGGCTGAAGCGAAAAGGTGGATCCCACCGGAGGCAACATAA
- a CDS encoding leucine-rich repeat domain-containing protein: MKRFYTFFLILLLIMIWMPHLVNAQEKDWIPDPNLRNAVRETQDVPENVPLTIRDLQRMTGLVVFSSDISNLQGLEHAKNLQFLHLSDSKVSDLTPLKNLVSLKVLKLYENQISDIAPLAKLTNLETVDLSSNEIRDISPLAGLVNLRMLYLSGNQIKDVTPLSRLVGLQRLDLENNLITDITPLKNLVALEFLSIYANAVDESQLLQLALPNIGICDLPRLPVKDRIEDREYPSVFAAWANILNLPTLSESERYAHHDLWFGSNELGLEFAVTDNGIHLVGNLQEAKRRREGLLAQNPNMVMLVEIPYYTVRATAYPEDWVSWLRDAEGNRIHDGGWWAALVDFTLPETQKWTLEHVQAVARCGLFDGIFLDHWGLRLHGYKTSKEENLARDKILKNIRDAVGEDFLIMVNTNRDKIPRWAEYINGTFMETSPGITIAPHQGAGYNQADLLEIEETLIWSEKNFREPRINGLEGWGLIKEPPDSPRNRQWMRLFTTMSLTLSNGYVLYNIGSGSFFHEHYWYNSFLPESHDTHSHVHDHDHYWYAFWDADLGTPVDEKGQLYENTEGLFIREFTNGWAVYNRSGKEQQIQFSEKVKGTASGLTATAHTIPDLDGEIYLKSESGVESPPMADVNEDGVVNILDLVVVANAFGETDPDINGDGVVNVLDLVSVANAFNN, encoded by the coding sequence ATGAAAAGATTCTACACGTTTTTTCTCATTTTACTTCTGATCATGATTTGGATGCCTCACCTTGTCAACGCTCAAGAAAAAGACTGGATACCGGATCCCAACCTACGAAATGCGGTTCGTGAGACACAGGATGTTCCAGAGAATGTCCCCCTAACAATTAGGGACTTACAAAGGATGACAGGTTTGGTGGTTTTCAGTTCTGACATATCAAATCTTCAAGGATTAGAGCACGCCAAAAACCTTCAATTTTTACATTTATCCGACAGCAAGGTAAGCGATCTTACGCCCCTTAAGAATTTAGTATCACTGAAAGTATTGAAGCTTTATGAGAACCAAATCTCAGATATCGCACCGTTAGCAAAATTGACGAATTTAGAAACAGTAGATTTATCTTCTAACGAGATTAGGGATATCTCACCCCTCGCTGGGCTTGTTAACTTGCGAATGTTGTATCTATCAGGTAATCAGATTAAGGATGTTACCCCTCTTTCGAGGCTTGTTGGCTTACAAAGATTGGATCTTGAAAATAATCTGATCACAGATATTACACCTCTTAAGAACCTGGTAGCCTTAGAATTTTTGAGCATCTATGCTAATGCTGTTGATGAATCGCAGTTATTGCAGTTAGCCTTACCTAATATCGGGATTTGTGACTTGCCAAGACTTCCTGTGAAAGACCGCATTGAAGATCGAGAGTATCCATCGGTTTTCGCAGCGTGGGCAAACATCCTAAATCTTCCGACTTTATCTGAGTCTGAGCGATACGCTCATCACGATCTGTGGTTTGGTAGTAACGAGCTTGGTCTTGAGTTTGCCGTAACTGATAACGGTATCCATTTGGTTGGTAATCTCCAAGAAGCCAAAAGGCGGCGGGAAGGACTTTTGGCACAGAATCCCAATATGGTGATGCTCGTAGAAATTCCATATTACACAGTACGCGCAACTGCTTATCCAGAAGATTGGGTATCTTGGCTCCGAGATGCAGAGGGTAATCGTATTCATGACGGAGGGTGGTGGGCAGCTCTCGTAGACTTCACGCTACCAGAAACCCAAAAGTGGACACTTGAACATGTTCAAGCTGTTGCCAGATGTGGATTATTTGACGGAATCTTCCTTGATCACTGGGGGCTAAGATTGCATGGATATAAGACCTCAAAAGAGGAAAACCTTGCACGTGATAAAATCTTGAAAAACATTCGTGATGCAGTCGGCGAGGATTTCTTGATAATGGTGAATACCAATCGAGATAAGATCCCGCGGTGGGCAGAGTATATCAACGGCACTTTCATGGAGACATCCCCCGGCATAACCATCGCTCCTCATCAAGGCGCGGGGTATAACCAGGCGGATCTTCTTGAAATAGAAGAAACCTTGATTTGGTCAGAAAAGAACTTTCGCGAACCCCGGATCAACGGGCTGGAGGGGTGGGGACTTATCAAAGAACCACCGGATTCCCCTCGCAACCGACAATGGATGCGTTTATTCACAACCATGAGTTTGACGCTTTCAAATGGCTACGTGTTATATAATATTGGTAGTGGTAGTTTCTTTCATGAACATTATTGGTATAATTCATTCCTACCGGAGTCCCACGACACGCACTCCCATGTCCACGACCACGATCATTATTGGTACGCCTTCTGGGATGCGGACCTCGGAACCCCTGTAGATGAGAAAGGGCAACTCTATGAAAACACGGAAGGTTTGTTTATCCGAGAGTTCACCAACGGTTGGGCGGTGTATAATCGTTCCGGCAAGGAACAACAGATCCAGTTCTCGGAAAAAGTTAAGGGCACAGCAAGTGGTCTCACTGCCACAGCGCATACAATACCTGATTTAGATGGCGAGATTTATCTGAAATCGGAATCGGGGGTAGAAAGCCCTCCTATGGCGGATGTGAACGAAGATGGTGTTGTTAATATCTTGGATTTGGTTGTCGTCGCAAATGCCTTCGGCGAAACTGATCCCGATATCAATGGCGATGGGGTGGTAAACGTACTTGACTTGGTCTCCGTTGCAAATGCTTTTAATAACTAA